A section of the Kluyveromyces lactis strain NRRL Y-1140 chromosome F complete sequence genome encodes:
- the ALD4 gene encoding aldehyde dehydrogenase (NADP(+)) ALD4 (highly similar to uniprot|P46367 Saccharomyces cerevisiae YOR374W ALD4 Mitochondrial aldehyde dehydrogenase that utilizes NADP or NAD equally as coenzymes expression is glucose repressed), whose product MLLRTTTAGTRLAFKSQTAAFAHALRYYSHLPLKVKVDLPNGISYEQPTGLFINNQFVPSKQGKTFEVLSPSTEEEITHVYEGREEDVDAAVEAADKAFKSGVWSKVDPLVRSQCLSKLADYIEKDLDTIASIESLDNGKAISSAKGDVQLVVNYLRSAAGYADKVDGRVIDTGSTHFSYTVREPLGVCGQIIPWNFPLLMWAWKIAPALATGNTVVLKTAESTPLSALYVSQYIPKAGIPDGVVNIVSGFGKIVGEAITTHPKIKKVAFTGSTATGRHIYQNAGVNLKKVTLELGGKSPNVVFADANLKSAVQNSLLGIYYNSGEVCCAGSRLYVEESIYDDFLKEIKSASEALKVGDPFDAETFQGAQTSQNQLDKILKYVEIGKNEGATLITGGERIGDKGYFVRPTIFADVEESMRIVKEEIFGPVVTVTKFKTIDELIEKANDSEYGLAAGIHTSNINTAIQVSNRLNAGTVWINTYNDFHHCVPFGGFNASGIGREMGSEALDNYTQVKAVRVKLE is encoded by the coding sequence atgTTATTACGTACTACCACTGCTGGTACTAGACTAGCTTTCAAGTCACAAACTGCGGCATTCGCACATGCTTTACGTTACTATTCGCATTTACCATTGAAGGTCAAGGTTGATTTGCCAAATGGTATTTCATACGAACAACCAACTGGTTTGTTCATCAATAACCAATTTGTTCCTTCCAAGCAAGGGAAGACTTTTGAAGTGTTGAGTCCTTCAaccgaagaagaaattactCATGTTTACGAAGGTCGGGAGGAAGACGTGGATGCGGCTGTTGAGGCTGCAGACAAAGCTTTCAAGTCCGGTGTCTGGTCTAAGGTTGACCCACTAGTCAGATCTCAGTGTTTGAGCAAGTTAGCTGATtacattgaaaaggatttGGATACCATTGCTTCTATCGAATCTCTGGACAATGGTAAAGCTATCTCATCTGCTAAAGGTGATGTTCAACTAGTTGTTAACTACCTAAGATCAGCTGCTGGCTACGCTGATAAGGTGGATGGTAGAGTCATTGATACTGGTTCGACTCATTTCTCTTACACAGTTAGAGAACCATTAGGTGTCTGTGGTCAAATTATCCCATGGAACTTCCCATTGTTGATGTGGGCTTGGAAGATTGCTCCAGCTCTTGCTACCGGTAATACTGTTGTCTTGAAGACCGCTGAATCCACACCTTTGTCTGCACTATACGTTTCTCAATACATTCCAAAAGCGGGTATCCCAGACGGTGTTGTGAACATCGTTTCTGGTTTCGGTAAAATTGTTGGTGAGGCTATTACAACTCATCCAAAGATTAAGAAGGTTGCATTCACTGGTTCCACTGCTACTGGTCGTCATATCTACCAAAATGCCGGTgtcaatttgaagaaggtcaCATTGGAGCTAGGTGGTAAGTCACCAAACGTTGTTTTCGCTGATGCAAACTTGAAATCCGCTGTTCAAAACTCTTTGTTGGGTATCTACTATAACTCCGGTGAAGTCTGCTGTGCTGGTTCCAGGTTGTATGTTGAAGAATCTATTTATGAcgatttcttgaaggaaattaaGTCTGCTTCAGAAGCTCTAAAGGTTGGTGATCCTTTCGATGCAGAAACTTTCCAGGGTGCTCAAACTTCGCAAAATCAATTGGAcaagatcttgaaatatgtgGAGATTGGTAAGAATGAAGGTGCTACTTTAATTACTGGTGGTGAAAGAATTGGTGACAAGGGTTACTTTGTTAGACCAACTATTTTCgctgatgttgaagaaagcaTGAGAATCGTTaaggaagaaatcttcGGCCCTGTTGTCACTGTCACCAAGTTTAAAaccattgatgaattgattgaaaagGCCAACGACTCTGAATATGGATTGGCTGCAGGAATTCACACATCTAACATCAATACTGCCATCCAGGTTTCAAACAGATTGAATGCTGGTACCGTCTGGATTAACACATACAACGACTTCCACCACTGTGTTCCGTTCGGTGGTTTCAATGCTTCTGGTATTGGTAGAGAAATGGGTTCTGAAGCTCTAGACAATTACACTCAAGTCAAGGCTGTCCGTGTTAAATTGGAGTAA
- the NDD1 gene encoding Ndd1p (weakly similar to uniprot|Q08887 Saccharomyces cerevisiae YOR372C NDD1 Transcriptional activator essential for nuclear division), whose product MNSRDEEANYLTSPHIYRSNAGQEQLGTKYAFNSPQPMQHTLPTPYTLNQNKLDHINAVERDNSDLNDYSLVENSMLNHRNHQRHHQHSHRPTVDPNTSSNDIDVNSSQILTDGDNSINAEFTGTTHSSTSHDVEVLLSSSNSRASASIVTGSNQGSTIQTSANSTERNGKSSISSSSSSSSAAATRTAITGNNISQPILPDINEQPSSVLHFGNFANELLLASPEQFKEFLMDSPAGLNFWQQRQTPAKTPLKFVTNNTNLTHQQNNTGLMNSIHSPLQNIDVNLMFNSASKTSLSPPRKQMSLTPYGRRILNEMGTPFTKMMQPISSNNSALVDFHRARKHNLQSTPTSRPALRNESPGSKLYCSSPTTIQLHSSGVKCSPERDPNIDEKLFHLRASPTPKLSLNKSEKFRLDPSFELPKMGSFKEGLTIPSLRAPDTNNQPININNANIHSSMGTTHDISSTSEKVRKPKLNRNGNKNKSKTNQLITKQRFQIIMTDTTSFNSDDGVTSNNQAKLKRSRSVIVPGEVKKKKKKKKVYETSNIIPNSQ is encoded by the coding sequence ATGAATTCAAGGGACGAGGAAGCCAATTACTTGACAAGTCCTCATATCTACCGGTCAAATGCAGGGCAAGAGCAGCTTGGTACTAAATATGCCTTCAATAGTCCGCAACCAATGCAACACACATTACCAACTCCATACACCCTTAATCAGAACAAACTGGACCATATAAACGCTGTTGAAAGGGATAATTCCGATTTGAATGATTACTCATTGGTTGAAAATAGCATGCTGAATCATCGCAATCACCAGCGTCATCACCAGCACAGCCATCGACCCACCGTTGATCCGAACACTAGCTCCAATGATATCGATGTCAATAGTAGTCAAATATTAACTGATGGTGATAACTCTATCAATGCTGAATTTACTGGTACGACACATAGTTCAACATCACACGACGTTGAAGTGCTTCTGTCATCCTCGAATTCGAGAGCCTCCGCCTCCATTGTTACAGGTTCCAATCAAGGTTCTACCATCCAGACATCAGCAAACTcaacagaaagaaatgggAAGTCATCtatatcttcatcctcatcatcatcgtcagCGGCAGCAACTAGAACAGCAATCACTGGAAATAACATCTCTCAACCAATCTTACCTGATATAAATGAACAACCTTCCTCTGTGTTGCATTTCGGAAATTTTGCAAACGAATTATTGCTTGCGAGTCCTgaacaattcaaagaatttttgATGGACTCACCAGCAGGTTTAAACTTTTGGCAACAAAGACAAACTCCCGCCAAGACACCTCTTAAATTTGTCACTAATAATACGAATTTAACCCATCAACAAAATAACACAGGATTGATGAATTCCATTCACTCTCCATTGCAAAATATTGATGTAAACCTCATGTTCAATTCTGCTTCCAAGACTTCATTGTCTCCGCCTCGAAAACAGATGTCCTTGACGCCATACGGCAGAAggattttgaatgaaatggGAACACCGTTTACCAAAATGATGCAACCAATTTCTTCGAACAACAGCGCATTGGTTGACTTTCATCGTGCCCGAAAGCATAACTTACAGTCTACACCTACTTCAAGACCAGCTTTAAGGAATGAAAGCCCTGGATCGAAGCTATATTGCTCATCCCCTACCACCATCCAACTTCATTCGTCAGGTGTCAAATGTTCGCCTGAAAGAGATCCAAACATCGATGAGAAACTATTTCACCTTCGAGCATCACCGACACCTAAACTATCCCTAAATAAAAGTGAGAAGTTCAGACTTGACCCAAGTTTTGAACTACCGAAAATGGgatccttcaaagaagGGCTCACAATTCCGTCATTAAGAGCACCGGACACTAACAACCAACCAATTAACATTAATAACGCTAATATACATTCCAGTATGGGTACAACACATGACATATCATCTACTTCGGAAAAAGTAAGAAAACCAAAGCTTAACAGAAATGGGAATAAAAACAAATCTAAGACAAATCAATTAATCACAAAACAGAGGTTCCAAATTATAATGACCGATACAACCAGTTTTAATTCGGATGACGGAGTTACTTCGAATAATCAAGCAAAATTAAAGAGATCTCGTTCGGTTATTGTACCTGGAGAAgttaagaaaaagaagaaaaagaagaaagtcTACGAAACTTCTAATATCATACCTAATTCTCAATAA
- a CDS encoding 2,3-butanediol dehydrogenase (similar to uniprot|P39714 Saccharomyces cerevisiae YAL060W BDH1 NAD-dependent (2R 3R)-2 3-butanediol dehydrogenase) gives MRALAYFGKQDIRYTKDLEEPVIETDDGIEIEVSWCGICGSDLHEYLDGPIFFPEDGKVHDVSGLGLPQAMGHEMSGIVSKVGPKVTNIKAGDHVVVEATGTCLDHYTWPNAAHAKDAECAACQRGFYNCCAHLGFMGLGVHSGGFAEKVVVSEKHVVKIPNTLPLDVAALVEPISVSWHAVRISKLQKGQSALVLGAGPIGLATILALQGHGASKIVVSEPAEIRRNQAAKLGVETFDPSEHKEDAVNILKKLAPGGEGFDFAYDCSGVKPTFDTGVHATTFRGMYVNIAIWGHKPIDFKPMDVTLQEKFVTGSMCYTIKDFEDVVQALGNGSIAIDKARHLITGRQKIEDGFTKGFDELMNHKEKNIKILLTPNNHGELDATN, from the coding sequence ATGCGTGCATTAGCTTATTTCGGAAAACAAGACATCAGATACACAAAGGATTTGGAGGAACCTGTCATCGAAACAGatgatggaattgaaatcgaagTCTCATGGTGTGGTATCTGCGGTAGTGATTTACACGAATACCTAGATGGTCctattttctttccagAAGATGGCAAGGTCCACGATGTTAGTGGTCTTGGATTGCCTCAAGCTATGGGTCATGAGATGTCCGGTATCGTATCAAAAGTTGGACCAAAAGTAACCAACATCAAGGCTGGTGATCATGTTGTTGTAGAAGCCACCGGTACATGTCTTGATCATTACACTTGGCCTAACGCTGCACATGCTAAGGATGCTGAATGTGCTGCTTGTCAAAGAGGGTTCTACAACTGTTGTGCCCATTTGGGTTTCATGGGTCTAGGAGTTCACAGTGGTGGTTTTGCTGAAAAAGTCGTTGTTAGTGAAAAGCACGTTGTTAAGATTCCAAACACTTTACCATTGGACGTTGCAGCCTTAGTCGAACCAATCTCCGTCTCATGGCATGCTGTTAGAATCTCCAAGTTACAGAAGGGCCAATCCGCCTTAGTTCTTGGCGCAGGTCCAATTGGATTAGCCACCATTTTAGCTTTGCAAGGTCATGGTGCCTCCAAGATTGTAGTCTCTGAACCAGCTGAAatcagaagaaatcaagCTGCCAAGCTTGGTGTCGAAACCTTCGATCCTTCTGAACATAAAGAAGATGCCGttaatattttgaagaaattggcTCCAGGTGGTGAAGGTTTCGATTTTGCCTACGATTGTTCTGGTGTTAAACCAACTTTTGATACAGGTGTCCATGCTACTACCTTCAGAGGTATGTATGTTAATATTGCAATCTGGGGCCACAAACCCATCGATTTCAAACCTATGGACGTCACTCTGCAAGAGAAATTCGTCACCGGTTCCATGTGTTACACCATtaaagattttgaagatgtgGTCCAAGCCTTAGGCAATGGCAGCATTGCTATTGATAAAGCTAGACATTTGATTACGGGTAGACAAAAAATCGAAGATGGGTTCACTAAAGGGTTCGACGAATTAATGAACCATAAAGAGAAAAACATCAAGATATTGTTGACTCCTAATAATCATGGTGAGTTGGATGCCACCAACTGA
- the NUD1 gene encoding Nud1p (weakly similar to uniprot|P32336 Saccharomyces cerevisiae YOR373W NUD1 Component of the spindle pole body outer plaque required for exit from mitosis) has translation MDLAESLENFHITSPEKVNTVKRSNGNFEDFINSDDFEDQNEQPGIAIERPTLEKVQLKKTKKAELKPYKENENPLPQQFGSFLSKMDDWSVNYGTVKALKEDSKTNGTMAQRLNNLDEGNDAPQAQWKNYLLKPKQKSDQSAKDVSDLIVTASLSDLSLIPADTFKKKERNDLSSLSHETDPAREAKSVFKNVLKNQRSNYFRDNDTLTTQNTKNSNGANQPYQTRNYINSDFESGSRPVSGSEDFESGSDSSSDSLSELNPSNLNSPSPKPRIVTNTRRLPLITPEDAGLVFDHETGLWDKQRMIAAADSNISENSTGSFVMEEDSTTTNSNSNSHSSLKPISDSFKRDPTLDNCIDTQIPVIATANSEIESGLDDEYLGSNVTLNTVTDDTPLSTPKFNRNFYQKDTDKPMTRYPSSSLHKELSNIHSQGTANIADITSISRMDTSYDLTKREIVSRLLEIEPNPTNWQTLYEVDLSDQAIKDSCTGIDELLPNLINLDVSNNELISLQGIPNHIQSLNISNNKLRSQLLQFQDLPHVEHLDLSDNNLSALQDLRFTAPLSHLHYVDVSNCGIVSLMGLPKFAKVDTIIAKDNKLIGSIDFKQLCETSPIPWQHVTKLDLSNNRITNLKNLHYLVSLRVLILDGNSIEQLHSGSYHQGSRSRVGKKIEVGNPELRYLSIKDGGVPVHSFSGFPNLRILRITVAMDSINIEENAIDSHMTNNNNSDIESPNYNASLIPLSERFPMSFPLEQLEILGMPHSSPRQPSKQMFGTSTNGRKQKLGSDPNSSSAWEGFEFPPQLRRVTLRSLGLTRVPQTLTNNTGLSSLDMQGNNIYSAQILLPSLPCNLLRLNILQNPVLEEPLRGTDKINTGSGTNHDLVVHQRRNKDLLRLLLHWCPALVECDLCTEG, from the coding sequence ATGGATTTAGCTGAGAGTTTAGAAAACTTTCATATTACGAGTCCTGAGAAGGTCAATACTGTAAAGCGATCAAACGGAAATTTCGaagatttcatcaacagtGATGATTTCGAAGATCAAAACGAACAACCTGGTATAGCAATCGAACGTCCGACGCTTGAGAAAGTGCAACTTAAAAAGACTAAAAAAGCTGAACTTAAACCatataaagaaaatgaaaaccCATTGCCACAGCAATTTGGTTCTTTCCTTAGCAAAATGGACGATTGGTCAGTCAACTACGGTACAGTAAAAGCTTTGAAGGAGGATTCGAAAACAAATGGGACCATGGCGCAAAGGTTAAATAACTTGGATGAAGGAAACGATGCTCCACAGGCTCAGTGGAAAAATTATTTACTCAAACCAAAGCAAAAGAGTGACCAATCTGCGAAAGATGTATCGGATTTAATTGTGACAGCATCATTAAGTGATCTTTCTTTAATTCCTGCAGATACattcaagaagaaggaaaggAACGATCTCAGTAGTCTAAGTCATGAAACTGATCCTGCACGAGAAGCAAAATCAGTCTTTAAAAATGTTCTGAAAAACCAAAGATCCAATTATTTCAGGGACAATGATACCCTAACCACTCAGAATACTAAGAATTCAAATGGTGCCAACCAGCCATATCAGACAAGGAACTACATAAATTCAGACTTCGAGTCCGGATCCCGTCCCGTGTCTGGATcagaagattttgaatcGGGTTCTGATTCAAGTTCGGATTCTCTATCCGAACTGAACCCATCGAATCTCAACTCACCTAGTCCTAAGCCTAGAATTGTAACGAACACCAGAAGGTTACCTCTGATAACTCCAGAAGATGCTGGGTTAGTATTTGATCATGAAACTGGACTATGGGATAAACAACGTATGATAGCCGCTGCTGATTCCAATATATCGGAAAACAGTACCGGCTCATTTGTTATGGAGGAAGATTCGACAACAACTAATTCGAATTCGAATTCTCATTCTAGTCTAAAACCCATTTCAGATTCATTCAAACGAGACCCTACCTTGGACAATTGTATAGATACTCAAATTCCGGTCATTGCAACGGCCAATagtgaaattgaaagtgGGTTAGATGATGAATATTTAGGAAGCAACGTAACATTAAACACTGTTACTGATGACACCCCATTGAGTACACCCAAATTCAATAGAaacttttatcaaaaagatacGGATAAGCCAATGACTCGTTATCCTTCTTCATCACTGCACAAAGAACTGTCGAACATTCATTCTCAGGGCACCGCCAATATTGCTGATATAACTAGCATTAGCCGGATGGATACTTCCTACGATCTTACCAAGAGAGAAATTGTATCGAGATTATTAGAGATTGAACCCAACCCAACCAATTGGCAGACTCTGTACGAAGTAGATCTATCTGATCAAGCAATAAAGGACTCCTGTACTGGTATTGATGAATTATTGCCGAATTTAATCAACCTCGATGTGTCTAACAATGAGTTGATATCGTTACAAGGCATACCTAATCATATACAAAGTTTGAATATTTCTAATAACAAGCTAAGATCGCAACTTCTACAATTTCAAGACTTACCGCATGTCGAACATTTGGATCTTTCAGACAACAACCTAAGTGCATTGCAAGATCTTAGGTTCACTGCTCCGTTGTCACATCTACACTACGTGGACGTTTCCAATTGCGGTATTGTATCTTTGATGGGCCTTCCAAAATTCGCCAAAGTTGATACGATTATCGCCAAGGATAACAAATTGATAGGTTCCATAGACTTCAAGCAATTGTGCGAAACTTCTCCTATACCGTGGCAACATGTGACAAAACTTGATTTGTCAAATAATAGGATCACAAATCTCAAAAACCTACATTATTTGGTCAGTTTGAGAGTGTTAATATTAGATGGTAATTCGATTGAACAATTGCATAGTGGCTCATATCATCAAGGTTCTAGGAGTCGTGTTGGAAAGAAGATTGAAGTAGGAAACCCCGAATTGCGTTACCTAAGTATCAAAGATGGCGGTGTCCCTGTACACTCCTTTTCCGGGTTTCCTAACCTACGAATCTTACGAATTACTGTGGCGATGGACAGCATCAATATTGAAGAGAATGCAATCGATTCACATATGACAAATAACAATAATAGCGATATAGAGAGTCCTAACTACAATGCATCGTTGATACCATTATCCGAACGATTCCCCATGTCATTCCCATTGGAGCAACTGGAAATCCTTGGGATGCCTCATTCAAGTCCGCGTCAACCATCAAAGCAAATGTTTGGAACTTCCACTAATGGTAGAAAGCAAAAGCTTGGTTCCGATCCAAACTCATCATCAGCATGGGAAGGTTTCGAGTTCCCACCACAGCTTCGTCGGGTAACCCTACGCTCATTAGGACTCACAAGAGTCCCACAAACGCTCACGAATAACACGGGTCTAAGCTCATTAGATATGCAAGGTAATAACATCTACTCCGCACAAATATTATTGCCTTCACTCCCGTGTAATTTACTCCGATTAAATATACTACAGAACCCTGTGCTAGAAGAACCTTTGCGTGGTACCGACAAAATAAATACTGGGAGCGGCACTAACCATGATTTGGTGGTGCATCAACGCAGAAACAAGGACTTACTCCGTCTTTTACTCCACTGGTGCCCCGCCCTTGTGGAGTGTGACCTCTGTACGGAGGGGTAA
- the ECM1 gene encoding Ecm1p (similar to uniprot|P39715 Saccharomyces cerevisiae YAL059W ECM1 Protein of unknown function localized in the nucleoplasm and the nucleolus genetically interacts with MTR2 in 60S ribosomal protein subunit export) yields the protein MAKKPISKHSRAARRSEAAEPEAKALETLPRTEKTDFAASLIRTANKNEQLLEAKLNKRGPRNKKKSLGRVGKQQLDDSSLTSSKVMRVLNVNNRLDGKRERAIHRAKYVQSARKAGWDSTNAKIRDELNILQNIQPVSEEKDQADNQDNGKETGDEQSMDDNEVEVYDSAKVQQSTELPVQPSNVNTFASLEDEVEA from the coding sequence ATGGCTAAGAAACCCATTTCAAAGCACTCACGTGCTGCTAGAAGATCAGAGGCTGCAGAACCAGAAGCGAAGGCTCTCGAAACATTACCAAGAACAGAAAAGACTGATTTTGCAGCATCACTAATCAGAACTGCTAATAAGAACGAACAATTACTGGAAGCTAAGCTGAATAAACGTGGtccaagaaacaagaaaaagagcTTGGGAAGAGTAGGAAAACAACAGCTTGATGACAGTTCTTTAACAAGTAGTAAAGTTATGCGTGTGTTGAATGTTAACAATAGGCTTGATGgtaaaagagaaagagcTATCCATAGGGCCAAGTACGTACAGTCTGCACGTAAGGCTGGGTGGGATTCTACAAATGCAAAAATCAGAGATGAACTGAATATTTTACAAAACATACAACCAGTAAGCGAAGAAAAGGACCAAGCCGATAATCAAGACAATGGGAAAGAAACTGGCGATGAACAGTCCATGGATGACAATGAAGTAGAAGTGTACGATAGTGCAAAAGTTCAACAATCAACTGAACTACCTGTACAACCCTCAAATGTTAATACATTCGCatctttggaagatgaGGTCGAAGCATAA
- the CNE1 gene encoding calnexin (some similarities with uniprot|P27825 Saccharomyces cerevisiae YAL058W CNE1) — MNPLLLLSQIGFGTLAVAINPMVKGDYRIEHPNMTDLSDLQSKLSSDSYFESFQYSSHDEFIHNWVISELEMEHVDETMSRAFPGLWKLESPYLVPGFSNDLALVLGSSQTRSAIAHKLDHEISVKTKEKLVVQYEVKLQKMLECGGAYMKLLKTNADDLSQYDHSADDYVLVFGPDSCSMYTNEVHFILKRENPISEEFEDKYLTEAPLSGLDQPITRLYTLILDSADQSFEIRIDGEVVKAGNLLAEGTFRPSLNPPREIEDPSASQPADWGSRSMIPDPTAIKPEDWDENEPKWIPDPMFKKPEEWDDSISEYIEDESRSKPDWWNDKVDGRWIAPLIVNPSCYTKQGCGKWRPKMVENEKYRGTWKAEMIPNPNYQGEWKAPLIANPNYYEDKTPANIDAITAISFDIWSSASDISFDNIYVGKSIEEAELVGNSTFLPKLSLEKKELEVVMEKAHSEDVNEVDTSEESSKKTPYKNVVDKENHLDYLKLIDEKIKSCKTLQTFIAWFLQVDDLYKGFLISAFMVVVVSISCMGMLKFLMWSQGIDLSSSSNASRKPKKIENETSDGPSANTVTEIAASTGYSTPSSKVISQRTIQLQGDSDFDEELEISIVEESGSASDSEDK, encoded by the coding sequence ATGAACCCATTGCTACTTTTGAGCCAAATAGGCTTCGGAACGCTGGCTGTGGCCATAAATCCTATGGTAAAGGGCGATTATAGAATCGAGCACCCGAACATGACTGATTTATCGGATTTGCAATCAAAGCTTTCTAGTGACTCCTATTTCGAGTCATTCCAGTACAGCAGTCATGATGAGTTTATTCACAATTGGGTTATTTCGGAACTTGAAATGGAACACGTTGATGAAACCATGTCAAGAGCATTCCCAGGATTATGGAAATTGGAATCCCCATATTTAGTTCCGGGATTCTCTAATGACTTAGCATTGGTATTAGGTAGCTCTCAAACAAGATCAGCGATTGCCCATAAATTGGATCATGAGATTTCTGTTAAGACCAAGGAAAAGTTAGTTGTGCAATACGAGGTTAAATTACAGAAGATGCTTGAATGTGGTGGCGCATACATGAAATTACTAAAAACCAATGCCGATGATCTCAGTCAGTATGATCATTCAGCCGATGACTATGTCTTAGTATTTGGTCCCGACTCTTGTTCAATGTACACTAATGAGGTACATTTCATCTTGAAGCGTGAGAATCCAATTTCCGAAGAATTCGAGGACAAGTACTTAACAGAAGCACCACTTTCAGGATTAGACCAACCGATTACTCGTTTATACACCTTGATATTAGACTCTGCAGATCAGtcatttgaaattagaATCGATGGAGAAGTTGTCAAGGCAGGAAACTTGCTTGCGGAGGGAACATTCAGACCCAGCCTAAATCCTCCAAGGGAAATTGAAGATCCTTCTGCTAGTCAGCCAGCGGATTGGGGCAGCAGGTCTATGATCCCTGATCCCACTGCCATAAAACCGGAAGACTGggatgaaaatgaaccCAAGTGGATTCCAGATCCAATGTTCAAAAAACCAGAGGAATGGGATGACAGCATCTCTGAATACATCGAGGATGAATCGCGTTCTAAACCAGATTGGTGGAATGACAAGGTGGATGGAAGATGGATTGCTCCCCTTATTGTTAATCCTTCGTGCTATACGAAACAAGGTTGTGGAAAGTGGAGACCAAAGATggttgaaaatgaaaaatacaGAGGTACTTGGAAGGCTGAAATGATCCCTAACCCCAATTATCAAGGTGAATGGAAGGCGCCTCTCATAGCGAATCCCAATTATTATGAGGATAAAACACCAGCGAACATTGATGCTATTACTGCAATTTCCTTTGATATTTGGTCAAGTGCAAGCGATATATCATTCGACAATATCTACGTTGGAAAGTCTATAGAAGAGGCAGAGCTGGTTGGTAACTCAACTTTCTTACCAAAGTTGAGCTTGGAGAAAAAGGAACTTGAAGTCGTGATGGAAAAAGCTCATTCTGAAGATGTGAATGAAGTAGATACCTCGGAAGAATCCAGCAAAAAGACACCATACAAGAATGTGgttgataaagaaaacCATCTTGATTACTTGAAGCTTAtcgatgaaaagattaaaAGTTGCAAAACACTTCAAACGTTCATTGCCTGGTTCCTCCAAGTTGATGATTTATACAAAGGTTTCTTAATCAGTGCTTTCATGGTCGTGGTTGTTTCTATAAGTTGCATGGGTATGCTAAAGTTCTTGATGTGGTCTCAAGGCATTGACCTCAGTTCATCCTCTAATGCATCAAGAAAACCgaaaaaaatagaaaacGAAACATCCGACGGGCCATCCGCGAATACTGTCACAGAAATCGCTGCCTCCACAGGATATTCAACGCCATCTTCCAAGGTAATTTCGCAAAGGACCATCCAACTGCAAGGTGATTCTGATTTCGATGAAGAGCTGGAAATTTCCATCGTTGAAGAGTCTGGTAGTGCGTCAGATTCCGAAGATAAATAA